A stretch of the Bacteroidota bacterium genome encodes the following:
- a CDS encoding acyl-CoA-binding protein, translating to MKREEALKQLQTASTVNEKFEVAYNILKHSPPISQDKMLLLYAYYKQAVFGDYREIKSDNDFSNYIQTFKNNAWGQVRGLSSDKAKQEYINYTIQLIKDEYPK from the coding sequence ATGAAGAGAGAAGAGGCTTTAAAACAACTGCAAACTGCAAGTACAGTAAATGAAAAATTTGAAGTTGCATACAATATATTAAAACACTCTCCTCCTATTTCGCAAGACAAAATGCTTCTTCTTTACGCCTATTACAAACAAGCAGTTTTTGGTGATTATAGAGAAATTAAAAGTGATAATGATTTTAGCAATTATATACAAACCTTTAAAAACAATGCCTGGGGCCAAGTAAGAGGGCTGTCTTCAGATAAAGCTAAACAGGAGTATATCAATTACACTATACAACTTATAAAGGACGAATATCCAAAATAA